A stretch of the Massilia varians genome encodes the following:
- a CDS encoding DUF962 domain-containing protein, with amino-acid sequence MTARFASFAEFYPYYLTQHADRRCRRAHFIGTSSAIAAIAQYIDSLNAWWLLFALLSGYGGAWIGHFFYEKNKPASFSQPWWSFRADWVMYWQMLTGKLSW; translated from the coding sequence ATGACGGCCCGTTTCGCCAGCTTCGCGGAGTTCTATCCCTACTACCTGACCCAGCACGCCGACCGGCGCTGCCGCCGCGCCCACTTCATCGGCACCTCATCGGCGATCGCCGCGATCGCCCAGTACATCGACAGCCTGAACGCCTGGTGGCTGCTGTTCGCGCTGCTCAGCGGCTATGGCGGGGCCTGGATCGGCCACTTCTTCTACGAGAAGAACAAGCCGGCCTCGTTCTCCCAGCCCTGGTGGTCGTTCCGCGCCGACTGGGTGATGTACTGGCAGATGCTGACAGGCAAGCTCAGCTGGTAA